A stretch of the Paenibacillus dendritiformis genome encodes the following:
- the rplN gene encoding 50S ribosomal protein L14, whose product MIQPFTRLAVADNSGAKELMCIRVLGGTGRKAAHIGDLIVCSVKQATPGGVVKKGDVVRAVIVRTKRSVRRKDGSYISFDENAAVIVKEDKGPRGTRIFGPVARELREKDFMKIVSLAPEVI is encoded by the coding sequence ATGATTCAACCATTCACACGTTTGGCGGTCGCAGATAACTCTGGTGCGAAAGAATTGATGTGTATTCGCGTGTTGGGCGGAACTGGACGCAAAGCGGCTCACATTGGTGATTTGATCGTATGTTCTGTAAAACAAGCAACACCAGGCGGCGTTGTCAAAAAGGGCGACGTTGTAAGAGCTGTTATCGTTCGTACGAAGCGCTCGGTTCGTCGGAAAGACGGATCTTACATTTCGTTTGACGAAAACGCGGCAGTTATCGTAAAAGAAGACAAGGGCCCACGCGGAACTCGTATTTTCGGACCGGTTGCTCGTGAACTTCGCGAGAAAGACTTCATGAAAATCGTTTCCCTGGCTCCGGAAGTGATCTAA
- the rpsQ gene encoding 30S ribosomal protein S17, which produces MSEQRNARKVQVGKVVSDKMDKTVVVAVETYKKHDLYHKRIRYTKKFKAHDENNEAKIGDTVKIMETRPLSKDKRWRLVEIVEKAVIV; this is translated from the coding sequence ATGAGTGAACAACGTAACGCTCGTAAAGTGCAAGTCGGCAAAGTCGTCAGCGATAAAATGGACAAAACCGTTGTTGTCGCGGTCGAAACATACAAGAAGCATGACCTGTATCACAAGCGCATCCGTTATACGAAGAAGTTCAAAGCGCATGACGAGAACAACGAAGCGAAAATCGGCGATACTGTAAAAATCATGGAGACTCGCCCGTTGTCGAAAGACAAGCGCTGGAGACTCGTTGAAATCGTAGAAAAAGCAGTCATCGTTTAA
- the rpmC gene encoding 50S ribosomal protein L29 has protein sequence MKASEFRNLTTAEIEQKIAGFKEELFNLRFQLATGQLDNPTRIRDVRKAIARAHTVLRERELGITS, from the coding sequence ATGAAAGCTAGTGAATTCCGCAACTTGACCACTGCTGAAATTGAACAAAAGATTGCCGGATTCAAGGAAGAACTTTTCAACCTCCGTTTCCAATTGGCTACCGGACAGCTTGACAACCCGACTCGTATCCGTGATGTACGCAAAGCGATTGCCCGCGCACATACGGTTCTTCGTGAAAGAGAACTTGGGATTACTAGTTAA
- the rplP gene encoding 50S ribosomal protein L16, with protein MLVPKRVKHRKQFKGRLKGQAKGGTTLNFGDFGLQALEPTWITNRQIEAARIAMTRYIKRGGKVWIKIFPDKPITAKPLEVRMGSGKGNVEKWVAVVKPGKIMFELSGVSEEVAREAMRLAAHKLPVKTKFVKREEMGGEA; from the coding sequence ATGTTGGTACCTAAACGTGTAAAACACCGCAAGCAATTCAAAGGACGCTTGAAAGGTCAAGCGAAAGGCGGCACAACGCTTAACTTTGGCGATTTCGGTCTCCAAGCATTGGAACCGACGTGGATCACGAACCGTCAAATCGAGGCTGCCCGTATCGCGATGACTCGTTACATCAAGCGTGGCGGTAAAGTATGGATTAAAATTTTCCCTGACAAGCCAATCACGGCGAAGCCGCTTGAGGTTCGGATGGGTAGCGGTAAAGGTAACGTTGAGAAATGGGTAGCTGTGGTTAAACCAGGCAAGATCATGTTCGAACTTTCTGGTGTCTCCGAGGAAGTAGCTCGCGAAGCGATGCGTCTTGCCGCTCACAAGCTGCCAGTCAAGACGAAGTTCGTGAAACGTGAAGAAATGGGTGGTGAAGCATAA
- the rpsC gene encoding 30S ribosomal protein S3, producing MGQKVNPVGLRVGIIRDWESKWYAEKDFGTLLIEDVKIREYLKNKLKDAAVSRIEIERAANRVNVTIHTAKPGMVIGKGGSEVEALRREVTAIAGGKKVHINISEIKTPDLDAILVAESIAQQLERRVSFRRALKQALQRSMRAGAKGIKTAVSGRLGGAEIARSEGYSEGTVPLHTLRADIDYGTAEAHTTYGRLGVKVWIYRGEVLPTAKKKAAQEGGN from the coding sequence GTGGGTCAAAAGGTAAATCCAGTCGGACTTCGAGTTGGTATCATCCGCGATTGGGAATCCAAATGGTACGCGGAAAAAGACTTCGGTACCTTGCTTATCGAAGACGTAAAGATTCGTGAGTATTTGAAAAACAAATTGAAGGATGCAGCCGTATCCCGCATCGAAATCGAACGCGCGGCTAACCGCGTGAACGTGACGATCCACACTGCCAAGCCGGGCATGGTCATCGGTAAAGGCGGTTCCGAAGTTGAAGCCCTTCGTCGCGAGGTAACAGCTATCGCCGGCGGCAAAAAAGTGCACATCAACATTTCGGAAATCAAAACTCCAGACCTGGATGCAATCCTCGTCGCTGAGAGCATTGCACAACAACTGGAGCGCCGCGTATCTTTCCGTCGCGCTCTGAAACAAGCGCTCCAACGCTCGATGCGTGCCGGTGCAAAAGGAATCAAAACTGCAGTTAGCGGTCGTCTGGGCGGTGCTGAAATCGCTCGTTCGGAAGGTTACAGCGAAGGGACTGTGCCACTTCATACGCTTCGCGCTGACATTGACTACGGCACAGCCGAAGCGCATACTACTTACGGTCGTCTGGGCGTAAAAGTATGGATCTATCGTGGAGAGGTACTTCCTACGGCTAAGAAAAAGGCTGCTCAGGAAGGAGGCAACTAA
- the rplV gene encoding 50S ribosomal protein L22, protein MQAKAHANNVRISPRKVKLVIDLIRGKQVGEAIAILRHTPKSASPVVEKLLNSAIANAEHNYQMDVNKLVIEQVYVNQGPTLKRFRPRAMGRASRINKRTSHISIVVSEK, encoded by the coding sequence ATGCAAGCGAAGGCACATGCGAATAATGTTCGCATTTCTCCGCGCAAGGTCAAGCTGGTGATTGACTTGATCCGCGGCAAGCAAGTGGGCGAAGCGATCGCGATTCTGCGCCACACGCCTAAATCGGCATCTCCGGTCGTGGAGAAGCTGCTCAACTCGGCGATTGCCAATGCAGAACACAACTATCAAATGGACGTGAACAAGCTCGTAATCGAGCAAGTGTACGTGAACCAAGGTCCTACTTTGAAACGATTCCGTCCGCGCGCTATGGGACGTGCAAGCCGTATCAATAAGAGAACCAGCCACATTTCTATCGTGGTATCTGAAAAATAA
- the rpsS gene encoding 30S ribosomal protein S19 yields the protein MGRSLKKGPFVDGHLMKKVEQMNESNKKAVVKTWSRRSTIFPQFIGHTFGVYDGRKHVPVYVTEDMVGHKLGEFAPTRTYKGHTNDDKKTRR from the coding sequence ATGGGTCGCAGTTTGAAAAAAGGACCATTCGTCGATGGTCATTTGATGAAGAAAGTCGAGCAAATGAACGAGTCCAACAAGAAGGCTGTCGTTAAGACTTGGTCGCGCCGCTCCACGATTTTCCCTCAATTCATCGGTCATACGTTCGGTGTCTATGATGGACGCAAGCACGTGCCAGTGTACGTGACGGAAGATATGGTCGGACACAAGCTCGGCGAATTCGCGCCGACACGCACGTACAAAGGCCACACGAACGACGACAAAAAAACTAGACGCTAA
- the rplB gene encoding 50S ribosomal protein L2 — MPIKKYKPTSPARRGMSVSTFEEITTNVPEKSLLAPLSKKAGRNNQGKITVRHHGGGHKRKYRIIDFKRNKDGIPGRVATIEYDPNRTSNIALIHYADGEKRYIIAPKGLKVNDVIVSGPGADIKTGNAMPLENIPVGTVIHNIELKPGKGGQLVRAAGTEAQLLGKEDKYVTIRLSSGEVRKVLKVCRATIGSVGNGDHELIKIGKAGRSRWLGKRPTVRGVVMNPVDHPHGGGEGKAPIGRKTPMSPWGKPTLGYKTRKKGKHSDKYIVRHRTK; from the coding sequence GTGCCTATCAAAAAGTACAAACCGACATCTCCGGCTCGTCGTGGCATGAGCGTATCTACGTTCGAAGAGATCACAACGAATGTGCCAGAGAAGTCCCTGCTCGCTCCATTGAGCAAGAAAGCAGGCCGCAACAACCAAGGTAAAATCACGGTTCGTCACCACGGCGGCGGACATAAGCGTAAATACCGGATCATCGATTTCAAACGCAACAAGGATGGCATTCCAGGCCGCGTTGCTACGATTGAGTACGATCCGAACCGTACGTCCAACATCGCGTTGATTCACTATGCAGACGGTGAGAAACGTTACATCATCGCTCCGAAAGGCCTGAAAGTGAACGATGTGATCGTATCCGGACCTGGAGCCGACATCAAGACAGGCAATGCAATGCCGCTTGAGAACATTCCAGTAGGTACAGTTATCCACAACATCGAGCTGAAGCCAGGCAAGGGCGGCCAATTGGTTCGCGCAGCCGGTACGGAAGCTCAATTGCTCGGTAAAGAAGATAAATATGTGACGATTCGCCTGTCCTCTGGCGAAGTTCGCAAGGTCCTCAAAGTATGCCGCGCGACAATCGGTTCCGTAGGCAACGGCGACCACGAGCTTATCAAAATCGGTAAAGCCGGCCGCAGCCGCTGGTTGGGCAAGCGTCCTACCGTCCGCGGTGTCGTCATGAACCCGGTTGATCACCCTCACGGTGGTGGTGAAGGTAAAGCTCCTATCGGCCGCAAAACGCCTATGTCTCCATGGGGCAAACCGACGCTCGGTTACAAAACGCGTAAAAAAGGTAAGCATTCCGATAAATATATCGTACGTCATCGCACGAAATAA
- the rplW gene encoding 50S ribosomal protein L23, with translation MKDPRDIIKRPIITERTADMMNDLKYVFEVDIRANKTEIKQAVESIFKVKVANVNTLRVPAKPKRYGRYSGYTTEWKKAFVTLAKDSKPLEFFETV, from the coding sequence ATGAAAGACCCTCGCGATATCATTAAGCGTCCTATCATCACTGAACGCACAGCCGACATGATGAACGACCTGAAATATGTATTTGAAGTCGATATCCGTGCGAACAAGACGGAAATCAAGCAAGCCGTTGAGTCGATTTTCAAAGTAAAAGTAGCGAACGTGAACACGCTTCGCGTACCAGCCAAGCCGAAGCGCTATGGCCGCTACTCCGGATATACAACCGAATGGAAGAAAGCATTCGTTACGCTGGCCAAAGACAGCAAGCCGCTTGAATTCTTCGAGACGGTATAA
- the rplD gene encoding 50S ribosomal protein L4: MPKVAVYNISGAQVGEIELADTVFGIEPNKHVLHDAVVMQLASMRQGTHKVKTRSEVSGGGRKPWKQKGTGRARQGSIRSPQWKGGGTVFGPTPRSYAYKLPKKVRRLAIKSALSSKVLAEQIIVLDQLTMNAPKTKEFAAILNNLKVDRKALVVVPEYNDNVALSARNIPSVKLVAADGVNVYDVLRHEKLIITKDAVQKVEEVFA, from the coding sequence ATGCCAAAAGTAGCAGTATACAACATCAGCGGTGCGCAAGTCGGCGAGATCGAACTGGCTGACACGGTATTCGGCATCGAACCGAACAAGCACGTGCTTCATGATGCGGTTGTTATGCAGCTTGCATCGATGCGTCAAGGTACGCACAAAGTTAAAACCCGTTCTGAAGTTAGCGGTGGTGGCCGCAAGCCTTGGAAACAAAAAGGAACTGGACGCGCGCGTCAAGGATCCATTCGTTCGCCACAATGGAAAGGCGGCGGTACGGTATTCGGTCCTACGCCACGCAGCTATGCGTATAAGCTTCCTAAGAAAGTTCGCCGTCTGGCAATCAAATCCGCGCTGTCTTCCAAAGTTCTGGCAGAGCAAATCATCGTGTTGGATCAATTGACGATGAATGCGCCAAAGACGAAGGAATTCGCTGCAATCTTGAACAATCTGAAAGTGGACCGCAAAGCTTTGGTCGTTGTGCCTGAGTACAATGACAATGTGGCACTCTCCGCTCGCAACATTCCTTCTGTGAAGCTCGTTGCGGCTGACGGCGTGAACGTATATGACGTTCTTCGCCATGAGAAGCTCATCATTACGAAGGATGCGGTTCAGAAGGTAGAGGAGGTGTTCGCGTAA
- the rplC gene encoding 50S ribosomal protein L3, giving the protein MKGILGKKLGMTQVFTAEGNVVPVTVIEAGPCVVLQKKDVENDGYEAIQIGYADKKEKRSTKPEVGHAKKANTTPKRYVKELRGVDLSQYEVGQELKADIFAEGEFVDVTGISKGKGFAGVIKRWGQSRGPMAHGSRYHRGPGSMGSIQANRVPKGKRLPGHMGSETVTIQNLEVVKVDAERNVILVKGSIPGPKNSFVNVKQAIKK; this is encoded by the coding sequence ATGAAAGGTATCTTAGGTAAAAAGCTCGGCATGACTCAAGTGTTTACCGCTGAAGGTAACGTTGTGCCGGTAACTGTTATCGAAGCAGGTCCTTGCGTCGTTCTTCAAAAGAAAGACGTTGAGAACGACGGTTATGAGGCTATCCAAATCGGCTATGCTGATAAAAAGGAAAAAAGATCGACGAAGCCGGAAGTCGGCCACGCGAAGAAAGCTAACACAACGCCTAAGCGCTACGTAAAAGAACTTCGTGGTGTGGATCTTTCTCAATATGAAGTTGGCCAGGAGCTGAAGGCCGACATCTTTGCAGAAGGTGAATTCGTTGACGTTACAGGTATCTCCAAAGGTAAAGGATTCGCAGGCGTAATCAAGCGCTGGGGACAAAGCCGCGGACCAATGGCTCACGGTTCCCGTTATCACCGCGGTCCTGGTTCCATGGGTTCCATTCAAGCGAACCGCGTGCCTAAAGGCAAACGCCTTCCAGGCCACATGGGAAGCGAAACCGTAACGATTCAAAACCTCGAAGTTGTGAAAGTGGATGCAGAACGCAATGTCATCCTCGTAAAAGGTTCCATTCCGGGTCCGAAGAACAGCTTCGTTAACGTAAAACAAGCAATTAAAAAGTAA
- the rpsJ gene encoding 30S ribosomal protein S10 codes for MAKQKIRIRLKAYDHRILDQSAEKIVETAKRSGAGVSGPIPLPTEKQVITILRAVHKYKDSREQFEMRTHKRLIDIVNPTPQTVDALMRLDLPSGVDIEIKL; via the coding sequence ATGGCAAAGCAAAAAATTCGTATCCGCTTGAAAGCATACGATCACAGAATTCTTGACCAATCCGCTGAGAAAATCGTTGAGACGGCAAAACGTTCCGGTGCAGGAGTATCCGGGCCAATCCCGTTGCCAACGGAGAAGCAAGTTATCACGATTCTTCGTGCGGTGCACAAGTACAAGGATTCCCGCGAGCAGTTCGAAATGCGCACGCACAAGCGCTTGATCGACATCGTGAATCCAACGCCGCAAACGGTGGATGCGCTGATGCGTCTGGACTTGCCGTCCGGTGTAGATATCGAAATTAAGCTGTAA
- a CDS encoding globin-coupled sensor protein, whose translation MWRRFRTHLHRRRSSAAAKSAAAQRGRWNMHEDEQPLPGEIRLPSGHPLHRQIGLIGLTDADLTLLRRIQPHILPYMKKVTRIFYSQITAIHELRDMIMAHSTIERLQLTLERHVSEMFNGRIDQAYIMKRLKIAEMHRQIGLDTKWYIAAFQNLQNELTSLLHAHIGEESKRIEAILALNRILSLELQLVVHAYEERSQMERERSYQEVKEKLKGSVAQLSGELARLTAGTNKTIRQFMGQGLEMKDKIVLTTQSAARTQDKAHRGMERIVQFSDGIRHIDHNAQEMHAQITELKNTSLRIGTIVGAVKEIADQTGLLALNASIEAARAGAQGAGFAIVAKEVSKLAAHTKETVSDIEELIGNSTLATNAVVHRIGLVKDNVAAVHEQADGTKEAFGDIVRQAVQSVEELDRFMREMQALLAMTESIGQATNEVAASAERLNETALQL comes from the coding sequence ATGTGGAGAAGATTCAGAACCCATTTACATAGAAGACGCTCGTCGGCGGCCGCGAAGTCTGCCGCGGCGCAGCGCGGCAGGTGGAACATGCATGAGGACGAGCAACCGCTGCCGGGAGAGATTCGCCTGCCTTCCGGCCATCCGCTGCACCGTCAAATCGGGTTGATCGGTCTGACCGATGCCGATTTGACCCTGCTCCGCCGCATTCAGCCTCATATTCTTCCTTATATGAAGAAGGTTACCCGTATTTTTTACTCCCAGATCACCGCTATTCACGAGCTTCGGGATATGATTATGGCCCATAGCACGATAGAACGACTGCAGTTGACGCTGGAACGGCATGTTAGCGAGATGTTCAACGGACGGATCGATCAGGCCTATATTATGAAGAGATTGAAAATCGCCGAGATGCATCGCCAGATCGGATTGGACACGAAATGGTATATCGCCGCGTTTCAAAATCTTCAGAATGAATTGACTTCCTTGCTGCATGCCCATATCGGCGAGGAGTCGAAGAGAATCGAAGCTATCCTTGCCCTGAACCGGATCTTGAGTCTGGAATTGCAGCTTGTCGTCCATGCGTATGAAGAGCGCAGCCAGATGGAACGGGAGCGGAGCTACCAGGAGGTGAAGGAGAAGCTGAAGGGAAGCGTGGCGCAGTTGAGCGGAGAGCTGGCCCGCTTGACGGCCGGCACGAATAAGACGATACGGCAGTTCATGGGCCAGGGATTGGAGATGAAAGACAAAATCGTCTTGACGACACAATCCGCCGCCCGGACGCAGGACAAGGCGCACAGGGGGATGGAACGAATCGTTCAATTTTCGGATGGGATCCGGCATATCGATCACAATGCGCAGGAGATGCATGCTCAGATCACGGAATTGAAGAATACATCGCTCCGAATCGGTACAATTGTAGGCGCCGTGAAGGAGATCGCCGACCAGACGGGGCTGCTGGCGCTAAATGCCTCCATTGAGGCCGCAAGGGCGGGAGCGCAGGGAGCCGGATTTGCCATCGTCGCGAAGGAAGTTAGCAAGCTGGCCGCTCATACGAAGGAGACCGTATCCGATATTGAAGAGCTTATCGGCAATTCTACGCTGGCTACCAACGCGGTGGTCCACCGGATCGGGCTGGTGAAGGATAATGTCGCGGCCGTGCATGAGCAGGCGGATGGGACGAAGGAGGCGTTCGGGGACATTGTGCGGCAGGCTGTTCAGAGCGTTGAGGAGTTGGACCGCTTCATGAGGGAAATGCAAGCGCTGCTGGCGATGACGGAGAGCATCGGGCAAGCGACGAATGAGGTGGCCGCTTCGGCGGAGAGGCTGAATGAGACGGCGCTTCAGTTGTAA
- the tuf gene encoding elongation factor Tu: MAKAKFERTKPHVNIGTIGHVDHGKTTLTAAITTVLTKKYGGGSAIAYDQIDKAPEERERGITISTSHVEYESATRHYAHVDCPGHADYVKNMITGAAQMDGAILVVSAADGPMPQTREHILLSRQVGVPYIVVFMNKCDMVEDEELLELVEMEIRDLLSEYEFPGDDTPIIRGSAREALQNPDGPWADKIVELFEQIDSYIPTPERDTDKPFLMPVEDVFSITGRGTVATGRVERGTVKVGDEIEIVGIQEETKKSVVTGVEMFRKLLDSAQAGDNIGALLRGVDRKEIERGQVLAKPGSVKPHTEFTAQVYVLTKEEGGRHKPFFTGYRPQFYFRTTDVTGIIELPEGTEMVMPGDNITVTVKLIAPIAIEEGTRFAIREGGRTVGAGAVASIIK; this comes from the coding sequence ATGGCAAAGGCTAAGTTTGAACGTACGAAACCGCACGTTAACATCGGTACGATCGGTCACGTTGACCATGGTAAAACGACTTTGACAGCTGCAATCACGACAGTATTGACGAAAAAGTATGGCGGTGGCAGCGCAATCGCCTACGACCAAATCGACAAAGCTCCAGAAGAGCGCGAGCGCGGTATCACAATCTCGACGTCCCACGTTGAGTATGAGTCCGCTACTCGTCACTATGCACACGTAGACTGCCCAGGTCACGCCGACTACGTTAAGAACATGATCACGGGTGCTGCCCAAATGGACGGCGCGATTCTCGTCGTATCCGCAGCAGACGGCCCAATGCCGCAAACTCGTGAGCACATCCTGCTCTCCCGCCAAGTAGGCGTACCTTACATCGTCGTATTCATGAACAAATGCGACATGGTTGAAGACGAAGAGTTGCTCGAACTGGTAGAAATGGAAATTCGCGACCTTCTGAGCGAATATGAATTCCCAGGCGACGACACTCCAATCATTCGCGGTTCTGCGCGTGAAGCGCTGCAAAACCCAGACGGCCCTTGGGCTGACAAAATCGTCGAGCTGTTCGAGCAAATCGACTCTTACATCCCGACTCCAGAGCGCGACACTGACAAACCATTCCTGATGCCTGTCGAGGACGTATTCTCCATCACAGGCCGCGGTACGGTTGCTACTGGCCGTGTTGAGCGCGGTACGGTTAAAGTCGGCGACGAGATCGAAATCGTCGGTATCCAAGAAGAAACGAAAAAATCCGTTGTTACGGGCGTTGAAATGTTCCGTAAGCTTCTGGATTCCGCTCAAGCGGGCGACAACATCGGCGCATTGCTCCGCGGTGTTGACCGTAAAGAAATCGAGCGCGGTCAAGTATTGGCTAAGCCAGGCTCCGTTAAGCCGCACACTGAGTTCACTGCTCAAGTGTACGTCTTGACAAAAGAAGAAGGCGGCCGTCATAAGCCTTTCTTCACTGGCTACCGTCCACAATTCTACTTCCGTACAACGGACGTAACAGGTATCATTGAACTGCCAGAAGGCACTGAAATGGTTATGCCTGGCGACAACATCACCGTTACTGTAAAACTGATCGCTCCTATCGCGATCGAAGAAGGTACTCGCTTCGCTATCCGCGAAGGTGGCCGTACAGTAGGCGCAGGTGCGGTTGCATCCATCATTAAATAA
- the fusA gene encoding elongation factor G has protein sequence MARQFSLANTRNIGIMAHIDAGKTTTTERILFYTGRTHKIGETHEGSATMDWMEQEQERGITITSAATTAQWKGHRVNIIDTPGHVDFTVEVERSLRVLDGAVGVFSAKEGVEPQSETVWRQADRYGVPRIAYVNKMDIIGADFLNVIQSMKDRLQANAVAIQLPIGAENDFVGIVDLMTEKAYIFKDDLGKEIEETEIPAELKDQAEELRQEMVEKIAELDEDLMMKYLEGEEITVPELKAALRKGVCTVQIFPVVCGSSYRNKGVQMMIDAVVDYLPSPLDVPDIKGHLEDGTEAVRHSSDEEPFAALAFKIMTDPYVGKLTFFRVYSGVLNSGSYVLNATKGKRERIGRILQMHANSREEIDIVYSGDIAAAVGLKDTGTGDTLCDEKNPIILESMNFPEPVIHIAVEPKTKADQDKLGVAIAKLTEEDPTLRAHTDEETGQTILGGMGELHLDVIIDRMRREFKVETNIGNPQVAYRETFRTPARVEGKFVRQSGGRGQYGHVWIEFAPQEPGAGFAFENKIVGGVVPREYIAPVQAGIEEAMQNGVLAGYPLVDIKATIVDGSYHDVDSSEMAFKIAGSMALKAAKDKCNPVLLEPIMKVEVTVPEEYMGDVMGMLNSRRGRIEGMDSRAGAQIIRAKVPLAEMFGYSTTLRSGTQGRGVFSMELSHYEEVPRNISEEIISKSKG, from the coding sequence ATGGCAAGACAGTTCTCCTTGGCAAATACGCGTAATATCGGGATTATGGCTCACATCGATGCCGGTAAAACAACGACAACGGAGCGTATTTTGTTCTACACCGGTCGTACCCATAAGATTGGTGAAACTCACGAAGGTTCCGCAACAATGGACTGGATGGAGCAAGAACAAGAGCGCGGTATTACGATTACATCGGCGGCAACGACCGCACAATGGAAAGGTCACCGCGTTAACATTATCGACACTCCGGGCCACGTTGACTTTACGGTAGAGGTTGAGCGTTCCCTTCGCGTATTGGACGGAGCCGTAGGCGTTTTCTCTGCAAAAGAAGGCGTTGAGCCACAATCCGAGACGGTATGGCGTCAAGCTGACCGTTACGGCGTACCTCGTATTGCTTACGTCAACAAAATGGACATCATCGGCGCTGATTTCCTCAACGTCATCCAGTCCATGAAAGACCGTCTGCAAGCGAATGCCGTAGCGATTCAATTGCCTATCGGCGCAGAGAATGATTTCGTAGGTATCGTCGATTTGATGACGGAAAAAGCGTACATCTTCAAAGACGATCTCGGAAAAGAAATCGAAGAGACGGAAATTCCGGCAGAGTTGAAAGACCAAGCCGAAGAACTCCGTCAGGAAATGGTTGAGAAGATTGCGGAACTCGACGAAGACTTGATGATGAAATACCTCGAAGGCGAAGAGATTACAGTTCCTGAACTGAAAGCCGCTCTCCGCAAAGGGGTATGCACCGTTCAAATCTTCCCGGTTGTCTGCGGTTCTTCCTACCGCAACAAAGGCGTTCAGATGATGATCGACGCTGTCGTCGACTACCTGCCGTCTCCGCTGGATGTGCCTGATATCAAAGGCCACCTCGAAGACGGAACGGAAGCGGTTCGTCATTCCTCGGACGAAGAGCCGTTCGCGGCACTGGCGTTCAAGATTATGACAGACCCTTACGTCGGTAAGCTGACATTCTTCCGCGTATACTCCGGCGTACTGAACTCCGGTTCTTACGTCCTGAATGCAACGAAGGGCAAGCGCGAGCGCATCGGCCGTATCCTGCAAATGCACGCGAACAGCCGTGAAGAGATCGATATCGTCTACTCCGGCGACATCGCAGCAGCTGTTGGCTTGAAAGATACGGGCACAGGCGACACGCTGTGCGACGAGAAGAATCCGATTATTCTGGAATCGATGAACTTCCCTGAGCCGGTCATCCACATTGCCGTCGAGCCGAAGACGAAAGCGGACCAAGACAAACTTGGCGTAGCTATCGCGAAGCTGACGGAAGAGGATCCTACGCTCCGCGCTCATACGGACGAAGAAACAGGTCAAACGATCCTGGGCGGTATGGGTGAGCTTCACCTTGACGTCATCATCGACCGTATGCGCCGCGAGTTCAAAGTAGAAACGAATATCGGTAACCCGCAAGTTGCTTATCGCGAAACATTCCGTACACCGGCACGAGTTGAAGGTAAGTTCGTGCGTCAGTCCGGTGGTCGCGGTCAATACGGTCACGTATGGATCGAGTTCGCACCACAAGAGCCAGGCGCAGGATTTGCATTCGAGAACAAGATCGTCGGTGGGGTAGTGCCGCGCGAATACATCGCACCGGTACAAGCGGGAATCGAAGAAGCGATGCAGAACGGTGTCTTGGCCGGTTATCCGCTCGTAGACATCAAAGCAACGATCGTCGACGGTTCTTACCACGATGTCGACTCCAGTGAAATGGCGTTTAAGATTGCCGGTTCGATGGCGCTTAAAGCGGCGAAGGACAAGTGTAACCCTGTTCTTCTCGAGCCAATCATGAAGGTCGAAGTTACCGTGCCAGAAGAGTACATGGGCGACGTAATGGGCATGCTGAACTCCCGCCGCGGCCGCATCGAAGGTATGGATTCCCGTGCAGGCGCACAGATTATCCGTGCCAAGGTGCCTCTCGCAGAGATGTTCGGATATTCCACAACGCTTCGTTCCGGTACGCAAGGACGCGGTGTGTTCTCGATGGAACTCTCTCACTATGAAGAAGTTCCGCGGAATATCTCGGAAGAGATCATTTCGAAGAGCAAAGGCTAA
- the rpsG gene encoding 30S ribosomal protein S7 — MPRKGPVPKRDVLPDPVYNSKLVTRLINRIMIDGKRGVAQTILYDSFALIQERTGKDPMEVFEAALKNIMPVLEVKARRVGGSNYQVPIEVKPDRRTSLGLRWLVNYSRNRGEKTMQERLAAEIIDASNNTGAAVKKREDTHKMAEANKAYAHYRW; from the coding sequence ATGCCACGCAAAGGTCCAGTTCCTAAGCGCGACGTGCTGCCGGATCCGGTGTATAACAGCAAGCTGGTTACTCGCCTGATTAACCGCATCATGATCGACGGTAAACGTGGTGTTGCTCAAACAATTCTATATGATTCTTTCGCGCTCATTCAAGAACGCACGGGGAAAGATCCTATGGAAGTGTTTGAAGCGGCACTGAAAAATATCATGCCGGTCCTTGAAGTTAAGGCTCGCCGTGTCGGCGGTTCGAACTATCAAGTGCCTATCGAAGTGAAGCCGGATCGCCGCACTTCGTTGGGATTGCGCTGGTTGGTCAACTACTCTCGCAACCGCGGAGAGAAGACCATGCAAGAACGTCTGGCAGCAGAGATTATCGATGCTTCCAACAACACAGGCGCTGCTGTTAAGAAGCGCGAAGATACGCATAAAATGGCTGAAGCAAACAAAGCGTATGCTCACTACCGCTGGTAG